A region of the Paracoccaceae bacterium genome:
CTGTAGGCATCGGGCCCGGGATGCCTTGACGAATGGTGCTGGTCGCCCCTGAACGTCGGCATCCCCGGATAGGTCGGCATGTTGGCCTTGCCCGACATGCCGGTGGCCAGAACCAGCTGTTTCGGGCGCAAGACAACCTCGGTGCCGTCGCGGTCAACGACCACCGTCCATTCCCCTGTGGTCTCGTCGTATTTCGCGGACTTGCAGGTGGTGCGGGTCCAGTAGTTCAACTCCATGACCCGCGTGTACATCTCCAGCCAGTCGCCGATCTTGTCCTTGGGGCTGAAGACCGGCCAGTTCTCGGGGAACTTGATATAGGGCAGGTGATCGTACCAGACCGGGTCATGCAGGCAGAGCGACTTGTAGCGGTTGCGCCAGCTGTCGCCGGGACGGTCGTTCTTCTCGACGATGATCGTCGGCACCCCCAGTTGCCGCAACCGCGCGCCCAGGCCGATGGCCCCCTGGCCGCCGCCCACGATCACAACATAGGGCTGCCGGGTATAGCCCAGCTCGCGTGCCTCGGCTTCGCGTTCCTCCTTCCAGGTCGGGCGGTGCTTGTCCGCGCCATGCTTGGCCCCCAGCGGGCGGGCAAAGCCCTTCGGCTCTTCATGGCCCTTGAGCTCGACCATCGTGGTCAGCAGCGTCCAGATCAGCCCGTCCTTCAGCCGGATCAGCCCGTAGCCGCGCGCCACCGCTGTCTCGAACGCGATCCAGGCGGTGGTCAACCCGCCATCCGCCGTTGCCGTCTCGCCCTCGGCCACCCGCCAGCCGGTCGGCGCGGTGGTCGCCAGCGTCGCCCGCAGCATTTCGGCGATGCCCGTCTTTCCTTCGGCCGTATGGATGTTCCAGGTGAAGGTGACGAGATCGCGCCAGTAGCAATCATCCTGGAAGAAGGTCAGCGCACGGTCGATGTCGCCTGCCTCGAGCGTCTTGCCGAATTCGGCGAGCAGCGTTGTCACCTCGTCTTGAACGGTCGTGTCGAGCATCCATGCCTCCCTGTCCGGTGTGCCCTGCGGCCGCGGCTTCCGCGCGCATCTGCCGGGCGGCATCGACAGGATGCCTGGCGCGCGCTGGTTGTGCGGATCGTCGCAGCGTTCCCCGGCTTTCGGGGCCGACGCAATAGGACCAAGGGCGTAGGGTTGCCCCTCGGCCGCGCTAGCCGCGGGTGTGAAAGAAGTCGTGGATGGTGCGGGCAAGGGATTCGCTGATCCCCTCCACCGCGATCAGATCGGACGGCCCCGCCCGCGACACCGCCTTGGCGCTGCCGAAATGGGCCAGCAGGGCCTTCTTGCGTGCGGCCCCGACCCCCGGGATGTCGTCCAGCGGTGTGGCGCTGACCGCCTTCGCGCGCTTGGCGCGATGCGCACCGATGGCCCAGCGGTGCGCCTCGTCCCGCAGGCGCTGGATGAAGTAGAGGACGGGGTCGTTCATCCGCAGGGCAAAGGGCGGCTCGCCCGGGCGGTGGAACTCTTCCTTGCCCGCATCGCGGTCGATGCCCTTGGCGACGCCGACAAAGGCGATGTCATCCACCCCGAGCTCGGCCATGATCTCGGCGGTGGCGGAGATCTGGCCCGCGCCGCCGTCGATCAGCAGAAGGTCGGGCCAGGCGTCGGACTTGCGCTCGGGATCCTCCTTCAGCAGGCGTTCGAAGCGGCGCGTCAGCACCTCTCGCATCATGCCGAAATCGTCGCCCGCCTTGCCCGCCGCACCCTTGATGTTGAACTTTCGGTACTGCGATTTCAGGAACCCCTCGGTCTCGGCCACGATCATGCCGCCCACGGCATCCGATCCCTGGATGTGGCTGTTGTCGTAGACCTCGATCCGGCGTGGCGGGGCGTCAAGGTCGAAGGCCTCGGCAAGGCCGGCCAGCAGCGTGTTCTGCGTGGCGCTTTCGGCCATCTTGCGCGCCAGGCTTTCGCGGGCGTTGCGGGCGGCGTTTTCCACCAGTTCGGCCTTTTCGCCCCGCTGCGGCACGGCAATCTCGACGCGGCGCCCGGCACGGTCGGACAGGATTTCGCCCATCAGGTCAGGGTCCTCGACCCCGTGCGACAGCAGGATCAGGCGGGGTGGTTCCTTGTCGTCGTAGAACTGCGCCAGGAACGCCTGCAGGATCTCGGGCTCCTCGGCCCCGGCCCCGGTGCGGGGATAGAAATCGCGGTTCCCCCAGCTCTGGTTCGCGCGGATGAAGAACACCTGAACGCAGGCCTGTCCGCCCTCCAGATGCAGGGCCACCACGTCGGCCTCTGCCACGCCGCGCGGGTTGATGCCCTGCGTCTGCTGCACCTGGGTCAGCGCGCGGATGCGGTCGCGCAGCGCGGCGGCGCGTTCGAATTCCATCGACTCGCTGGCCTCGGCCATCTCTCTGGCCAGATCGGCCTGCACCGAGGTGGTCTTGCCCTCCAGAAACCGGCGGGCGTCCGCGACAAGCGCCGCATATCCCGCCTCGTCGATCCGGCCGGTGCAGGGGGCGGCGCACCGCTTGATCTGGTGCAGAAGGCAGGGGCGTGTGCGGCTGGCGAACATCGCGTCCGAGCAGTTGCGCAGCAGGAACACCTTCTGCAACTGGTTCAGCGTGCGGTTCACCGCGCCGGCGCTGGCGAAGGGGCCGAAGTAGTGGCCCTTTTCCGACCGCTTGCCGCGGTGTTTCTTGATCTGCGGGAACGGGTGTTCGCCGCCGATCAGGATGTTCGGGAAAGACTTGTCGTCGCGCAGCAGCACGTTGTAGCGCGGCTTGAGCTGCTTGATCAGGTTCTGTTCCAGCAGCAGCGCCTCGGTCTCGCTGCGTGTGGTCAGGAACATCATGCCGGCGGTTTCGCGGATCATCCGCGCGATGCGTCCGGAATGGCCCGAGGGCCGCGCATAGTTCGACACACGCGCCTTCAGGTTCCGCGCCTTGCCGACGTACAGAACTTCGGAGGCTGCGTTCAGCATGCGATAGACCCCGGGCGAGCCGTCCAGCGACCGCAGATACGACTGGATCAGCGCGTGCCCCGTCAGACCCGTCTGCTGCCCTGCCGCCGGGTCAGGCGTGGTGTCGCCGTTCATCTGCAAACCTCCGTGCCCGAGTCATCGATTCCCGTCTTCGCTGCAATGATCCGTGCGCGGACGCAAGCGCGAAGCTGTCCACGGAACCTGTGGATAAATATGTTGGAAACCTTTTCGCGTGTCCGGATTTCCCTTGTATTCGGCCCGCTTCGCTGACTTGCTCATTTTTTAAGCGATTTATCAAGCATCTGAAAAGAAACAAAAGATTTTTGCGCGGAGCCGAAAATCCATGAAAATCAACGGTCTTGTAACGGCCGCGTGACCGAGATGCGAAAAGTGGACAACTCGCGCAGCGCAACTGACGCGGGGTCATTCAACCCCAAGGACATCGGGCGTCGCCCAGGCCAGATGCTGCCCGCCATCGACACACAGGAGCTGTCCGGTCACCGCCTTCGCATCAAGGAAATACTGCAGCGCCGCGCAGATGTCGCCCGGGTCCGCGCCGCGTTCCAGCACGGTCGCGGCGCGCTGCCGGGCGAAATGTCCGGCCGACTGACGCGCACCCCGGAGGGTGGGGCCGGGGCCAATGGCATTCACGCGGATGCGCGGCGCAAGGGCCTGCGCGGCCGTGCGGGTAAAGGCCCAGAGGCCCATCTTGGCGATGGTGTAGGTCATGAATTCCGGGGTCGGTTTCAGAACCCGCTGGTCAACCATGTTGATCACCAGGCCGGTGGCCACCGGCTCGCCCTGTTCGTCGATGTCCGCGTCGGGCGCCTGTGCGGCGAAGGCCTGGGTCAAAAGGAAGGGTGCGCGCAGGTTCGACCCGATGTGCCGGTGCCAGCTTTCCGGCGTGGCGCTGGCCAGCGTATCATGCTCGAAGATCGAGGCATTGTTGACGAGGCAGGTCAACGGACCACCCAGGGCGGCCGCCGCCCGGGGCACCAGGGCATCGGCCTGCGCCTCGTCCAGAAGGTCGGCCTGCAACGCCACCGCACGGCGCCCCGTCGCCACGATGTCTGCCACCGCATCTGCCGCCGCATCCGCCGAACCGGCATAATGCACCGCCACGTCGAACCCGCGCCCCGCCAGGTGCAGTGCCATTGCCCGCCCCAGCCGCTGTGCCGCGCCTGTCACCAATGCCCTGGGCTGCATGTAGACCCCCCCCGCCGTCCGGAACACCAGAGATAGGCGCCCATTCGCCCCGTCAACCCGCCCCGTCAACCCGCCCCGTCAACCCGCCCCGTCAGCCCTTTCGCCCGGTGCAGGCGCAGGCCTTGCCCGGCGGGTTCAGCCGCCCGCAGCGTCCGCACAGCGCAGGGGCCGACAGTCTGGGCGGGCCGCGACGGGCGGGCGGGCGGCGGAACCGCGACCAGACCGCCAGTGCGCCCATGCCGAGCAGAAAGATCGCAACCGCCTGGATCACCGCGTCACAACCCGAACCGCGCCCATTGCGCGCGATCCTCGGCCTCGGCCAGAACACCCTGCGCGGCGGCCGCGCCGAACGATGCGCCGCTCAGGCGCTGGAACAGGCCGCGTCGCTGGCCCATCGGCACCATGCGCACCTTGTCGCCATAAAGCGACTTCAGGCGCGGCACCACATGGCCAAGCCCATCGGCCAGCCCCAGGTCCACGGCCTGCTGTCCGACCCAGACATCGGCGTTGAACAGGTCGGCCGACTGGTCCAGGCGGGTGCCGCGTCGCGCCTTCACATGGGCGATGAAGGCGGCGTGGATCGGCGCCTGCAAGGCGCGCAGACGTTCGACGTCCTCGGGCTTTTCGGGCTGGAACGGATCGGCCAGCGATTTCGACCGCCCCGCGGTGACCACGCGCCGCTCGATCCCCTGCCGCTTCATCAGTTCGGGGAACCCGAACGAGGCGAATATCACCCCGATCGACCCGACGATCGAGCTTTCGTCGATCCAGATGTCATCGCCCGCGCAGGCCAGCCAATAGCCGCCGCTGGCCGCGACATCCTCGACAAAGGCATGGACGGGGGTCTTGTGCTGATCGGCAAGCCTGCGGATGCGGGCGGCGATCAGGCTGGACTGGACGGCCGAACCGCCCGGTGAATTGACGACGATCGCAACCGCCGCGGCGCGGCCCCTCGCAAAGGCACGCTCGATCAGCGGCGCCAGCGCCGCGTCGGACAGCTGCGCCCCCGAAAGGCTGCGACCGGCGGCAATCGTGCCGGTCAGCCGGATCACCGGCACCAGCGGGGGTCTGGACAGGAACGGCAGGGTCATGCGCATCAGCGCGACATAGGCCGCCCCGCCCTGCGCCACAAGCCCGCCCCGCATTTCTTGCCCCGGGCCGCGGTTCCTGCCATGGCTTTGCCATGCTGGATCGTCTGGAGATGTTCGTCGAACTTGCGCGCGAAGGCCATTTCGGCCGCGCCGCGATCGCCTGCGGCGTGGCGCAGCCCACCCTGTCGTCGGCGATCCGTGCGCTCGAGGATCAACTGGGCGTGCAGCTTGTGGTGCGCGGGTCGCGCTATCGCGGGCTGACCCCCGAGGGCGAGCGGGCGCTGCTCTGGGCGCGGCGCATCCTGGCCGATGCCCGCGCGATGAAGGAAGAGGCGCGCGCCGCAAGGTCGGGCCTGTCGGGGCTGCTGCGGCTTTCGGTCATCCCGACGGCGCTTCCCATGGCGACCCGGCTGACGCTGCCCTTCGCGGAACGCCATCCGCAGGTGCGCCTGCGCATCCTTTCGCGCACCTCCGTGCAGATCCTGGCCGACCTTGCCGATGGCTCGGCCGACGCGGGCGTGACCTATCTGGACAATGAACCGTTGGGCCGGGTGGCGCAGGTGCCGCTGTATACCGAGTTCTACCGCTTTCTCTGCCACGCGGACCATCCGCTTGCCGCGAGCCGCCGGGTGACCTGGGCCGAGGTGGCGGGCCAGTCGCTGTGTCTGCTGACCGGCGAGATGCAGAACCGACGGATCGTCGACACGCTGCTGTCCGACGCCGGGTTCGTGGCGGGTGCGGGGGGAACGGCCGGGGTGGAATCGAACTCGACCATGGCGCTGGTCACCCATGTGCGCAGCGGCCGATGGTCATCGGTCGTGCCACAAAGCCTGGCGGCGATGTTCACGGGCGGTGGCGACCTGCGCGCCGTTCCGATTGTCGACCCCGAGGCCGAGCATCTGGTCGGCCTTGTCACCCTGCCGCGCGATCCGGCCATTCCGATGGTCAAGGCGCTGGTCGATGTGGCGCAGAAGGTCGCTGGCGGCTGAGCCGGCCTCAGAAATCGACAGCCAGGCCCTTCCTTTCCCAGTCGCCATAGCGCACGGGTTCCGGGCCCTTCCGTCCGCCCAGTTCCGGCGGAAGGTCGCGTGCGGCGGCGGTCCTGCGGCGTTCCTCGGCTTCCGCCAGGGCGCGCTGCGCGGCGGCGGGCAGCGGTGCGTCGGGGTCGTCGGCCATGCGGGCATTCCTTGTTCCGGTCGCATCCCTGATATACGCCGGTCGCTCGGGCACTCAAGCACGGGCGGTGCGGCGGATGGCGGCAGAAGGCATGGCGGCACGGGCGGCGGCGGTGGCGCTGCTCGACGCGGTACTGGGCGAAGGCCGCATGCTGCAAGAGGCGGTGGATGCGGCGGGCGGACCGATGGCAGGGCTTTCGCCTGCCGACCGTGCGCGCGGACAAAGGCTGGCCGCCACGGTGCTGCGGCATCTGGCGGGCGCGGATGCGGTGCTGGCGCCGCATCTGCGCAAGGCGCCGCCCCGCACCGTGCGCAACGCGCTTCGCCTGGGCGTGATCGAGATCGCCGGGGGCGCCGCGCCGCATGGCGTGGTGAATGCGCTGGTCGACAGCCTGCGCCACGGGCGGCGGACGTCGGCCTTTGCCGCGCTCGCGAATGCGGTGTTGCGGCAGGTGGCGGCCGTGGGGCCCGACCTCGGCCCGCCGCAGAAGCTGCCGCCCTGGCTGCGCAGACCGCTCGTCGCTGCCTGGGGCCGCAAGGCGGTCGAGGCGATGGAGGCCGTTCAATCCGCGCCGCCGCCCATCGACCTGACGCTGCGCCCCGGTGCGGTTGCCGCGATCCCCGGCGCCCTGACCCTGCCGACCGGCAGTCTGCGCCTGGCTGCGGGAACACAGGTCACCGCCTTGCCCGGCTATGCCGACGGCGCCTTCTGGGTGCAGGATGCGGGCGCGGCACTGGCCGCCCGGTTGCTGGCCGTGCGGCCCGGCGAGCATGTGGCCGATCTTTGCGCCGCCCCCGGTGGCAAGACCCTGCAACTCGCGGCGGCGGGGGCGCAGGTCACGTCGGTCGACATCTCGGGCCCGCGTCTGGCGCGTCTTCGCGACAATCTGGCGCGCACGGGGCTTTCTGCCGATGTGGTGGTTGCCGATGCGCTGCACTGGTCGCCTGCCACGCCGGTCGA
Encoded here:
- a CDS encoding NAD(P)/FAD-dependent oxidoreductase, giving the protein MLDTTVQDEVTTLLAEFGKTLEAGDIDRALTFFQDDCYWRDLVTFTWNIHTAEGKTGIAEMLRATLATTAPTGWRVAEGETATADGGLTTAWIAFETAVARGYGLIRLKDGLIWTLLTTMVELKGHEEPKGFARPLGAKHGADKHRPTWKEEREAEARELGYTRQPYVVIVGGGQGAIGLGARLRQLGVPTIIVEKNDRPGDSWRNRYKSLCLHDPVWYDHLPYIKFPENWPVFSPKDKIGDWLEMYTRVMELNYWTRTTCKSAKYDETTGEWTVVVDRDGTEVVLRPKQLVLATGMSGKANMPTYPGMPTFRGDQHHSSRHPGPDAYRGKKAVVIGSNNSAHDICAALWENDVDVTMVQRSSTHIVRSDTLMDIGLGALYSEKAVQSGMTTEKADLIFASLPYRILHEFQIPLYEKMKEVDADFYAGLEKAGFWLDWGADGSGLFMKYLRRGSGYYIDIGASQLIIDGKIKLAHGNVREIVPDGVVLEDGTHLAADLIVYATGYGSMNGWAADLIGQDVADRVGKCWGLGSDTPKDPGPWVGEQRNMWKPTQVEALWFHGGNLHQSRHYSQFLSLQLKARMEGIPTPVFGLPPTHHKG
- the uvrC gene encoding excinuclease ABC subunit UvrC gives rise to the protein MNGDTTPDPAAGQQTGLTGHALIQSYLRSLDGSPGVYRMLNAASEVLYVGKARNLKARVSNYARPSGHSGRIARMIRETAGMMFLTTRSETEALLLEQNLIKQLKPRYNVLLRDDKSFPNILIGGEHPFPQIKKHRGKRSEKGHYFGPFASAGAVNRTLNQLQKVFLLRNCSDAMFASRTRPCLLHQIKRCAAPCTGRIDEAGYAALVADARRFLEGKTTSVQADLAREMAEASESMEFERAAALRDRIRALTQVQQTQGINPRGVAEADVVALHLEGGQACVQVFFIRANQSWGNRDFYPRTGAGAEEPEILQAFLAQFYDDKEPPRLILLSHGVEDPDLMGEILSDRAGRRVEIAVPQRGEKAELVENAARNARESLARKMAESATQNTLLAGLAEAFDLDAPPRRIEVYDNSHIQGSDAVGGMIVAETEGFLKSQYRKFNIKGAAGKAGDDFGMMREVLTRRFERLLKEDPERKSDAWPDLLLIDGGAGQISATAEIMAELGVDDIAFVGVAKGIDRDAGKEEFHRPGEPPFALRMNDPVLYFIQRLRDEAHRWAIGAHRAKRAKAVSATPLDDIPGVGAARKKALLAHFGSAKAVSRAGPSDLIAVEGISESLARTIHDFFHTRG
- a CDS encoding SDR family oxidoreductase, producing the protein MQPRALVTGAAQRLGRAMALHLAGRGFDVAVHYAGSADAAADAVADIVATGRRAVALQADLLDEAQADALVPRAAAALGGPLTCLVNNASIFEHDTLASATPESWHRHIGSNLRAPFLLTQAFAAQAPDADIDEQGEPVATGLVINMVDQRVLKPTPEFMTYTIAKMGLWAFTRTAAQALAPRIRVNAIGPGPTLRGARQSAGHFARQRAATVLERGADPGDICAALQYFLDAKAVTGQLLCVDGGQHLAWATPDVLGVE
- a CDS encoding S49 family peptidase; translation: MRMTLPFLSRPPLVPVIRLTGTIAAGRSLSGAQLSDAALAPLIERAFARGRAAAVAIVVNSPGGSAVQSSLIAARIRRLADQHKTPVHAFVEDVAASGGYWLACAGDDIWIDESSIVGSIGVIFASFGFPELMKRQGIERRVVTAGRSKSLADPFQPEKPEDVERLRALQAPIHAAFIAHVKARRGTRLDQSADLFNADVWVGQQAVDLGLADGLGHVVPRLKSLYGDKVRMVPMGQRRGLFQRLSGASFGAAAAQGVLAEAEDRAQWARFGL
- a CDS encoding LysR family transcriptional regulator, which encodes MLDRLEMFVELAREGHFGRAAIACGVAQPTLSSAIRALEDQLGVQLVVRGSRYRGLTPEGERALLWARRILADARAMKEEARAARSGLSGLLRLSVIPTALPMATRLTLPFAERHPQVRLRILSRTSVQILADLADGSADAGVTYLDNEPLGRVAQVPLYTEFYRFLCHADHPLAASRRVTWAEVAGQSLCLLTGEMQNRRIVDTLLSDAGFVAGAGGTAGVESNSTMALVTHVRSGRWSSVVPQSLAAMFTGGGDLRAVPIVDPEAEHLVGLVTLPRDPAIPMVKALVDVAQKVAGG
- a CDS encoding DUF1674 domain-containing protein, giving the protein MADDPDAPLPAAAQRALAEAEERRRTAAARDLPPELGGRKGPEPVRYGDWERKGLAVDF
- a CDS encoding methyltransferase domain-containing protein, producing MAAEGMAARAAAVALLDAVLGEGRMLQEAVDAAGGPMAGLSPADRARGQRLAATVLRHLAGADAVLAPHLRKAPPRTVRNALRLGVIEIAGGAAPHGVVNALVDSLRHGRRTSAFAALANAVLRQVAAVGPDLGPPQKLPPWLRRPLVAAWGRKAVEAMEAVQSAPPPIDLTLRPGAVAAIPGALTLPTGSLRLAAGTQVTALPGYADGAFWVQDAGAALAARLLAVRPGEHVADLCAAPGGKTLQLAAAGAQVTSVDISGPRLARLRDNLARTGLSADVVVADALHWSPATPVDAVLLDAPCSATGTIRRHPDLPFVKDGSDLPDLVALQAALIDRAAGMLAPGGRMVFCTCSLLPDEGEAQLASALARHPHLRVEPPDLPGLEPAWFTGDGALRLRPDHWSDRGGIDGFYMVRLRRVD